One Rhea pennata isolate bPtePen1 chromosome 31, bPtePen1.pri, whole genome shotgun sequence genomic window carries:
- the LOC134152591 gene encoding G patch domain-containing protein 4 — MSPPEPPEPPGRGMRFAESQLRRHGWKRGKGLGKREDGIAEAIKVKVKCDATGVGHDPAEQFSFHWWDHVFNKSAANIAVETGQDGVSVKTLSEQDAEISNKKPRKACKADGMLYGRFVKAATLTACGEEAARLPAASESSEEEEEKLDLSSARRLTDEELIQACGGRTAHKGARHGVTMSAKLARLEEQERAFLAAYRQKKGLLETPESSPPAERQKKAKKKKKKQSKDRADPEAEQSQEPSGEENTVEEEKITKRKKKKKQHKELAERGESETEAPLGEADEADHAGHSPKKKRKRRHREAE, encoded by the exons atgagccccccggagccgccggagccgccgggccgcggcatGCGGTTTGCGGAGAGCCAGCTGCGGCGGCACGGCTGGAAGCGAG GCAAAGGGCTGGGGAAGCGGGAGGACGGCATCGCCGAAGCCATCAAGGTGAAAGTGAAGTGCGACGCCACCGGG GTGGGCCACGACCCGGCGGAGCAGTTCTCCTTCCACTGGTGGGACCACGTCTTCAACAAGTCGGCTGCCAACATTGCTGTGGAGACTGGGCAG GACGGCGTCTCCGTGAAGACGCTCTCCGAGCAGGACGCCGAGATCAGCAACAAGAAGCCGCGCAAGGCCTGCAAGGCCGACGGCATGCTCTATGGCCGCTTCGTGAAG GCGGCCACGCTCACGGCATGCGGGGAGGAGGCTGCAAGGCTGCCTGCTGCCTCGGAGagcagcgaggaggaggaggagaagctggaCCTCTCCTCCGCCAGGAG GCTGACAGACGAGGAGCTGATCCAAGCCTGTGGGGGCCGCACGGCGCACAA AGGTGCCCGGCACGGTGTCACCATGAGCGCCAAGCTGGCCCGCCTGGAAGAGCAGGAACGAGCCTTCCTGGCTGCGTACAGGCAGAAAAAGGGGCTGCTGGAGACCCCGGAGAGCAGCCCCCCAGCAGAGAGGCAAAAGAAAGcgaaaaagaagaaaaagaaacagtctaAAGACAGAGCTGACCCCGAGGctgagcagagccaggagccgAGCGGGGAAGAGAACACAGTAGAAGAGGAGAAGatcacaaagagaaagaagaagaagaagcagcacAAAGAATTAGCTGAGAGAGGAGAGAGCGAGACAGAGGCACCTCTAGGAGAGGCAGATGAGGCAGACCACGCTGGGCACAGCCccaagaagaagaggaagaggaggcaccGGGAGGCAGAGTGA